From Methylophaga thalassica:
CATGTTGCATATAAAGCACGGAAACCAAATTTACCTTGTTGAATTGCGGTATGGGCTTCCCATAACACAGCACTACCCGCATCAAGGTCATTACCTTGAGTTATATCTTCCTGGTATTGCAATGATGTAGCGACTTCAACACCTGGAATTGCCGTCCATTTGAGTCGCCCGGTGTAAGCAAAGTCACTAGCATCGGCTTCAGATACTTTTTGACGACCACTCCGTACAGAATAATCGCTGCTGGCTGAAGTATTTAAACCTGATGTCATCGCGGCATCATAAGAAAAACCAGGTGCCAGTTCCCCACTAAACATCACACCACCTTCCCACCAGGTCGTAGGAATAATGTTTTTCTCAACATTATTACGTTCTACCCCATAAAAGGTATTTGGCTCATGGGTTTCGTTCAATAAACCAACCGGCACCAGGAATAAACCCGCATTAACACGGTGCTTGTCATTGAAATCGTATTGGATATAAGCCTGTTCCAGCTCGACCTCGCCATTTTGACCATCACCGGAAATAGAGTGTTCTAATTCCAACTCTGAAAATAGTCGAAGTCTGTCATTGAACTCATGATTGAAAAATAAGACAAAGCGATGAAAGTCAATTTCATCCTTATCAGCACCACTACCTTGATTTTGTAGATTGTTGTAGTGCAGTTCTCCGTAACCACCGATAGACGTTTTGCTTTCTTGAGCGGCAGAGGCTTTTACTGCTTCTTCTGTTGCCACAGCTAATGCCTCAGCGGTTTCATTTGCCTGTTCGGCTTTAGCTTGTGTGGCAACGACTTGTTGTTTCAGTGTTTGATTTTCTGTTTTCAGTTGTTCGTTCTGTTGCTTAACTTCGTTCAACTGTTGCTTCATTTCTTGCAGAAGCTGCCAGATTTCTTCATTCGTGGGCGAAGCTGCCTGAGCTGAAGACATGGCGACCATCAATGTACTCGCCAGCAGTGTTTTCTTGAATTTGTACATGCTCTCTCATCCTGTTTTCAATAGTAAAAACAAGAGAAAGTATACCTATATTGCGAATCACTATCACTTAGTTTTAGGAAAATTTCATATGATTAACGGGAAATAATCATACCTGCAACCAGGATTACATCATGACACGGAGGCTAGGTTGAGCATATGCTGCATTAAATTCGAATAAACCTTTACTCATGTCTTGGGCAAATTGAGTGAAGTGATGCTCACTCATTCTCACAGTAATCGATCCCATTGTGAGATGAATCATTTTACAATCAGGGCAATGTTGAATATCCACAGTATTAGATTCATAAATTGTTTCTGGTTTACATGCTCTACTCGCCATGGGGGCTCCATTAAATAAAGATTAGGAAAAGGAAAATGCTGTGCGTTGTTTGAGGTTTCGATGCCGGCAGTAAACATCCCACCAACCTCTCGCGTACGACTGCCATAATGTTTTGATAGAAACACGGTCGTCTTGGGTGAGTAATAAGCGATAGTTGCGACTTATCTGTAGTGCCAAACAAGCTGATGGGCTAACTTGATAATATGCCACTAACTCTTTGATGGATGCCAGCAAACAATCACGCTGCCAGTCAGGTCGACTCAGTGGCATATTCATGATTTTAACTTCCTTGCCGCTGCAGAAAGCAGCATATTCCAGACCGTTTTTTTAGAACTTTTATTCAGACAGTTAAAGTCAGCCGCGTGCAGCTTACCTTCGTGAATTAAGGTCTCTAGCGTATTTTCATCAAATGCCAGATGAATGCTATGTCTTCCCTGTGTATTAAATTGTGCTGTTTTCATAACTCACCTCGTCCTGACAATGTGGAGATGAGTATAAATTCATTTAAATCTAAATGCAAATCATTCTTATTTAAAGAATGTAAAGTTTCGGTAAAAGTCTTTAAGGAGAATAAGACCCTGTACCGTAGTAACCGTAGCCTACAAAGGGCCAGTCATGTTTAGGGTTGTATGGCAGACCTGAAACAGGATTATTTGCCGGCCAACGCTGTTCTTTGCTCTGCTGAATAACCGGTAAGGTAAGCTGCTTTTGATCTACAGTGATATTTTTCTGATCGACAACCTGCCCTAGCACTGTAATAAAACTATCTGTTTTATAAACTTCAGGATCGAGAAAGTTAGCACTACGAATAAAAAAACGACCTTCACTGTCACTACTTTCGTCTGGTCGGCCAACTCGGTTGAGCGGGAACTGAACGACCAAAATTTCTGATTGCTGCTCGCTATTTTCAACAGCAATAATTTTACCGCCCCATCGAACTGTTTTACCATGATATAAATTAATATTGTCTGCTACCTGCTTAAGTGACAAGTCCCCCTCCGCAGGCGGTTGGATTTTGGGAGACATATAACTGCATGCTGTTAGCACAGCCAAAGCTAATATGAGTATGCTGAAACGAATCATTGGCAAACCTCCTGTCATATACCTTAGTAGTTAATGAGTTTATATAAGTCGTTATTTGTTTTTTCTATTCTTTTTTCGCTCAGCCTTTTTTGCTGCTTTTTCTTCTCGGACAATCAAAACCTGTTGCCATTCTGCTTCTATCATTTGAGGTGTCTCCCAGGTGATCCTTCCCAGCATGCCTGCTCTGATCTCAGTCAGAATGATCTTAGCAGTACGATCCAAATCTACCTTACCACCAGACCTCAGACAGCCCCGTTTGATTCCAATAGCTTCCATATTCTCCAGCGGATATTCAGTTAAAGTATCCAGACCGAAGCGTTGTTTTAACTGTTCCGGATAGGCCTGCATCAAATACTCGATGGCATATAAGGCAATATCATCATTATCAATTGCTGTTTCTTTGATTGCGCCAGTCACGGCTAGACGATAACCACCATGAGGGTTTTCAAGATTTGGCCATAACACGCCAGGGGTATCATGCAAGACAACACCTTGTTCTAGTCTGATGCGTTGTTGCATTTTGGTAATTGCCGGTTCATTACCTGTTTTGGCTATTTGGCGACCGGCAAGACTGTTAATCAATGTGGACTTTCCAACATTCGGAATGCCCATAATCATCGTGTTAATCGGTCTTCCCGCTTCTGCTTTGGCAGGTACCATTTTTCTACACAGTGTCAGTAAATCAGCGATACCTTCCTGTTGCTGAGCCACCATAGTCAGCGTTTTCGTATGATTTTCCTGCTCAAAATACTGCTGCCAACGCTCTGTGATTGTTACATCAGCCAGATCATATTTATTCAGCAACTTGATACAAGGTTTGTCTTTGCGAATCTCTGCCAGCATAGGATTCTGGCTGCTGAAGGGAATTCGGGCATCCAGCACTTCAATAATCAGATCCACCTGCGGCAAGATCTCTCTCATTTCTTTGCTGGCTTTATGCATATGGCCGGGATACCACTGAATTGCCATTAACGTTCCTTTTTCACTACGATAGATATTGGATAACATTCTAACGCAAAGCCGTATTAACACCGATCAGCTTTACTCATTGCTAGATGGCAATTGGTTCCGCTAAGGTCTCGGTAACGTATAATGCGGAACTTTCTATGAGAATCGGAACAAGAGTATGCCCAAGGCAAGTGATCTTAAACGTGGAATGGTAGTAGAAGTACATGATGAGCCCTATGTCGTTAAAGATATTGATATTCGTAACCCATCTTCGCGTGGCGCATCGACACTATATAAAGTTCGTTTTAACCATCTTAAAACGAAACAAAAACGTGATGAATCCTTCAAAGGCGAAGACTTTCTTAAAGAGGTCGACTGTGAACGCCAGTTAGTCCAATTTTCCTATCAGGATGGCGACAGCTACATCTTTATGAACAATGAAACCTTTGAGCAATACGCTATCAATGCTGCTGATATTGAAGACGCGCTGGGCTATATCCATGATGGTCTGGATAATATCGTCGCTGTTTTATTACAACAACAACTTGTGGCTATAGAGTTGCCAGCCGCGGTTTCTTTGACTATTGTCGATACATCGCCGGGGATAAAAGGCGCTACGGCAGCGGCTCGCACAAAACCAGCAACCTTATCGACGGGCTTAGAAGTACAAGTCCCAGAATATATCGAAAATGGAGAAGTCATTAGGGTCAACACCGACACAGGTAAATTTATGTCGAGAGCCTAAAACGATCGTATGAAGACACGTATCAAACATCTTGTTTTAATTTGCTTAGGCTGGATGTTTGTCGCCTTGGGCATCATTGGTGTCATCCTGCCGTTGATGCCAACAACGATTTTTCTGATATTAGCCTTGGCGAGTTTTGCCGAAAGCTCTCCCCGGTTTCATCAAATGTTGCTCAATCACAAATGGTTCGGACCACCACTAAGGCAATGGCAGCAAACACATAGCATGCGCCGGGATATTAAAAAGAAAGCCTATTTAATCATCATTATGTCATTTGCTATTTCAATTGCTGCCGTTTGGGGCCGACTTTGGTTACAAGTCATGTTATTTACTATTGGACTCATTCTGTTAGCCTGTTTGTCTCGTGTAAAGGAATCAGACTAAGCAGATGAATACGATTGAAGCCATGCAAAAACGCCATTCTGTGCGTCATTTTTTAGATAAAGAAGTGAGTCAGCAAGATCTAATGACTCTTCTGGAGGCTGCTAGACACAGTCCTTCCGGCTCAAATACACAGCCTTGGAAAGTGGCTGTCGTCAGAGGAAAAGCAAAACAGCGTCTGGCTGATGCGATGGTTTCTGCATTTGAACAAGGTGAAACAACCGCCCCAGCCTATCAGTACTACCCCAACCCAATGCCTTCTCCCTATAATGACAGACGCAAAGCTTGTGGTTTAAAGCTTTATCAAACGCTAAACATTGCCCGTGACGATAAAGCAGGGCAACGCGCGCAATGGGCAGCCAATTACCGTTCCTTTGATGCGCCGGTGATGCTGTTTTTCTGGATGGATGGCATCATGCAAACCGGTTCATATATGGACATGGGTATGTTCATGCAATCAGTGATGCTGGCTGCGGTCGATTGTGGCTTGGCAACCTGCCCTCAGGCAGCATTAGCGCAATATCCCAATGTTGTGAAAGAACACTTATCTTTACCAAAGGATGCCATCATTCTTTCGGGCATGGCGCTGGGTTATGAAGACACTGAAGCTCAGGTGAATCAGTTTAGAACTGAACGTGAGACAGTAGAAAATTTCACTCAATTTTATGATGAATAATGGAGATAAAATGGAATTGCAGGATTTTTTAACGCAATTAAAAACACACCCTGAAAACATACAGTTTGATGACACTATGTCAGTCATTGAAGCTAATTATGTATTTACTCCTACCGCATTTAAAAACGGTGGTACCACCAATGAAGCCGGCCAAAATAATGGCTCATGCAAAATTCTTGGCTTTGGCAAAATACATGCACTTAGTGTTGACGAAACCCTAGCCTGCTTTGGTCAGTATTATCGGGATGATGTGTTAGCCAATCCACACGGGGACGATCACCAAAATATTCGCCACTTTATGAAAACCGGTTGGGATGGCGTGCAATTTGAGGGTGGACCACTAACAGCACGCTAGTCTGTTGATTCATATATCAAATAAAAAAGGGAGCAGATGCTCCCTTTTTTTACAGTATTTTCTGCGATTAACTTAGAGTAATACGCGTTCAATACCACCTTGCTTAACACTATCGATGAAGTCTTTATGCCAGTTATCCCCTTTCAGGTGTTTGGCAATTTCAACCACAATATAGTCGGTATCAATACCCGTATCTTCACTGTAGCGGCTCAGGCCTTGTTGACAGGCTGGGCATGACGTCAACATTTTCACATTGCCATTTTTCGCCTTATCCTGCCCGGTCAGTTCCTGAATCCCCTTAGTAATTTCCTCTTCCTTACGAAAACGCACCTGCGTCGCAATATCTGGACGCGCCACAGCGAACGAACCGGCTTCACCACAGCAACGATCATTTAATGCTACTTCCTGTCCCATTAAAGTACTGGCCACAGAGGTCGGCTGATACGTTTTCATAGGTGTGTGACATGGGTCATGATACATATACTGAACCCCTTCCACGCCTTCCAGCTTGACACCTTTTTCCATCAGATACTCATGAATATCCAACAGGCGGCAGCCAGGGAAGATCGCCTCAAACTGATACTTCAGCAACTGATCCATACAGGTACCGCATGAGACAATGACGGTTTTGATATCCATGTAATTCAGCGTATTCGCTAAGCGATGGAATAACACCTGATTAGATGTCGAAATCGATGTGGCTTTTTCCTTATCCCCTGTTGATGCTTGTGGGTAACCACAACACAGATAGCCAGGGGGCAGCACAGTTTCAGTGCCCACTTCATACAACATGGCTAAGGTCGCCAAACCTACCTGGCTGAACAAACGCTCAGAACCACAACCCGGGAAGTAGAAAACGGCATCTGATTCATCATTGACCTTTTTCGGATCACGTAGAATCGGAATCATTTTCTCATCTTCAACACCCAACATGGCACGTGTAGTTTGCGTCGGCAAACCTGTTGGCATTGGCTTTTTCATGAAATGAACGACTTGCTCACGAATCGGCGTTTTACCGGTCGTAGGCAGGGGACGTTTTTTCTTACTGCCTAATAAGCCTAGTGTTTTAGCAACACCATGCGCCATTTTCTGAGCCTGATACCCCCACTCAATCATGGTTTTACGCATAATTTTCACTGTCAGAGGATCGGTCGCATTCAGGTAGGCCATCGATGTCCAGGTGCCAATATTTGGACGACGCTTGCCTTGTTTCTTCAGCACTTCACGTAGTTTGATACTGACATCACCAAAGTCGATATTGACCGGGCAAGGATTCAGACAGCGGTGACATACCGTGCAGTGATCCGCCACATCATTCATCTCTTCAAAGTGACGAACTGAAATGCCACGGCGCGTTTGTTCTTCGTACAAGAAAGCTTCAATAATCAAGCCTGTACCAAGAATTTTATTCCGTGGTGAGTATAGTAAGTTGGCACGAGGCACATGAGTTGTACACTCAGGCTTACACTTACCACATCTCAGACAGTCTTTGATGTCATTGTTGATGTCACCCAGATCACTTTGTTCAAGAATCAACGCTTCCTGCTCTAACAGGCGTAATGACGGTGTATAAGCATTGTCCAGACCAGAACCGGCTAATAACTTACCGGCATTGAAATGACCATTGGGATCCACTTTCTGTTTGTACCCGGCAAAGGCATCAATGGTAGCTTTGTCCAGATATTGCATCTTGGTCAGACCAATACCATGTTCACCGGAAATAACACCACCCAGGCGCCCAGCTAATGCCATCACTTCATCGACAATGCCTTCAGCATCATGCATCATTTCGTAGTCATTAGAATTGACTGGAATGTTCGTGTGAACATTACCATCACCGGCATGCATGTGGGTGGCGACAAACAAACGACCTGAACGGTTTTCTTTATGAATACTGTCCAGCTTATTACGTAAAACACTCAGCGCTTGCCCTTGGAATAACTCTTTTAAGGGTTTTTCCATTTCTTCACGATACGAAATACGTAAGTCACGACGCTGTAGTACATTAAATAACGTATCACCGTCGAGGATATTGGCTGTAGCAGTATCAGACAGCAGGTCGGCTAAATCTTTAGCAGGTTTGTCCAGGCTGTCTAAAATTTTCTGCCAGCGTGCCATGACCACATCGACATGACGGCATGCGGCTTCGTTTTTAGAATTGACGATGGCATCGTTTTCAACACTATCACTCAAATCTTTATTGCCACACTCTTTCAGTTCTTTTGGATTAGAACTCAAATAGGTTTTCACTGCTTTCGCTGTTTTTAGCTTATTGCGTGTGGACTGAACAATGTTAATACGTTCAATACCATCGTTATATTCAGATAAACGATCCAGAGGAATAACGACGTCTTCATTAATCTTAAACGCATTGGTATGTCTGGCAATCGCCGCTGTCCGAGAACGATCGGCCCAGAAACGTTTGCGCGCTTCAGGGCTGACAGCCACAAAGCCTTCACCATCACGCGCATTGGCAAGACGAACCACTTCAGAGCAGGCTTCTGCTACCGCATCCTCATCATCCCCTACCACATCAATAAGCAAGACCATCTTCGGCGCCACTGAACGCGGCGCTTTGGTTGAGTAGTCAACTGCTTTTACATAGCGCTCATCAAGATGTTCCATCCCGGCCAGTAACACGTTTTTGTTATTGTCCAGGTAATCTTTGGTCTCTACGATAGCCGGTACGGCTTTACTTAAGTCATTACCGAAAAACTCAAGACAGACCGTACGGATATAGTCAGGCATACGATGCAGAACAAAAACAGAAGACGTGATCAAACCATCACAGCCTTCTTTTTGTATGCCCGGCAAACCACCGAGGAATTTGTTTGTCACGTCTTTCCCTAAGCCAATCTTACGTAGTTCTTTGGCAGGTATTCTCATGACTTCTGGCTCACCAATAACGGTTTTACCATCAGCTTCAAAGCGCGTTATTTTAAACTCGGCATACTCAATATCATGAATTTTGCTCAGGTTATGGTTTAACCGTTCCACTTCCATCCAGGTGGCATCCGGCGTCACCATTCTCCATGACAGCAGATTATCTAGTGCCGTACCCCACATCACGGCTTTTTTACCACCGGCATTCATCGCCACATTACCACCGATGGTGGATGCATCTTGTGAGGTTGGATCCACAGCAAACACTAAACCATTACGATCAGCTAAGTCAGAAACACGGCGTGTAACAACGCCGGCCTCAGCTCGAACGGTAGGCACTTTTTCATCACGACCAGGAATATGGCGATAAATAACTTCCCCCAGGCCTTCCAGTTTTTCAGTGTTAACCACCACACTTTCAGCCGTGAGCGGAATAGCGCCACCGGTATAACCAGTACCACCACCACGAGGAATAACTGTTAATCCCAAGTCGATACAGGCAGCAATAATTTTTGCCATTTCTTCTTCAGAGTCTGGCGTCACAACCGCTAGTGGGTATTCAACACGCCAGTCAGTGGCATCAGTTACATGTGAGACACGGGCCAGACCATCAAACTGGATATTGTGTTTTTTTGTCGTTTTGGATAAACGACGCATCACCATCTTTCTACGTTCCGCGGTGCTCAATAAATTACGTTCAAACCGCTCTACTGCTTGACGCGCACTTTTCTCCAATTGCAGAGCAAGGTCATTATTATTCTCTTCCGCGCGGATACGAATTTGATCCAGTCGATGATGCAAAGCATGACGAAGCGAGCCCCAACGCTTTTGGTTTTCGACTAAATCGTCCTGAATAAATGGGTTACGTTGGATAACCCACATATCTCCTAGAACTTCAAACAGCATTTTTGCTGAGCGGCCAGTTTTGCGTTGCTCACGGAGTTGCTGCAAAACCTCCCACATTGGTTCCCCTAGGAAACGAATGACGATTTCACGATCAGAAAATGAGGTATAGTTGTACGGAATCTCGCGAATTCGGTTAGACATGTTGACAGATAAGCCTCTTTCTAAAGTAAGAGTGATGTTTAAGAGCGGCAATTTTAACACGGGCGCGACTATAATATGACCCACATAAATTAAGCCTTTTATTAAATAAGCTTCTGGACGACTGTTTTTGCCATGGATTTGTTACATATTATCGCCTTAGCCTTATTACAAGGCCTGACTGAATTTTTACCTATTTCCAGCTCGGCTCACCTTATTTTATTACCTATTATTGCTGACTGGCAGGATCAAGGATTGGCCTTTGACGTTGCCGTTCACGTCGGAACATTAACTGCCGTTATTATCTATTTCCGTCGGACAATTCGGGCCTTGATAGTGGACTGGTTTAAGTCAGTTGCGCAAAAGCAGACTATCGGTGACAGTAAATTAGCTTGGGCAGTGCTGTTTGGCACTATTCCTGTCGGTTTAGCAGGTTTATTTTTAGGGGACCTGGTAGAAACAAGTTTCCGCAGTCCACTTGTCATTGCGACAACCACTATCGTTTTTGGCCTGTTATTGGGCTGGGCAGATTGGCAAGGTAAACGCATTCGTAATGAAAATCGACTAAATTGGTTTGATGTACTTTTTATTGGCATTGCTCAGGCGATTGCGCTGATTCCAGGTACATCACGTTCAGGCATAACAATTACTGCAGGTTTGATGTTGGGTCTAACACGAGAGGCTGCAGCTCGTTTTTCTTTTCTGTTATCAATTCCGGTCATTGTTCTCGCGGGTGGTTTAAAAATTATTGAGCTTATCGAATCACAACTTGTGATAGACTGGTTTGCTTTATGTGCTGGCGCATTATTTTCTGCCGTTAGCGCCTATTTATGCATTTTCTTATTTCTAAAAATGCTTGATCGTATTGGGATGTGGCCATTCGTACTATATCGTCTGGTGCTTGGCGTATTATTGTTTTGGTTGTTTACTTAAATAAGGTTGACAGCTTTTTCCT
This genomic window contains:
- a CDS encoding porin, whose translation is MYKFKKTLLASTLMVAMSSAQAASPTNEEIWQLLQEMKQQLNEVKQQNEQLKTENQTLKQQVVATQAKAEQANETAEALAVATEEAVKASAAQESKTSIGGYGELHYNNLQNQGSGADKDEIDFHRFVLFFNHEFNDRLRLFSELELEHSISGDGQNGEVELEQAYIQYDFNDKHRVNAGLFLVPVGLLNETHEPNTFYGVERNNVEKNIIPTTWWEGGVMFSGELAPGFSYDAAMTSGLNTSASSDYSVRSGRQKVSEADASDFAYTGRLKWTAIPGVEVATSLQYQEDITQGNDLDAGSAVLWEAHTAIQQGKFGFRALYATWHLEGDGPKSVGADKQMGWYLEPSYKLTDAIGIFTRYSLWDNQAGSSVDSEVRSWDLGVNWWLDPQVVVKFDYQDQDAENENDEFDGFNIGLGYQF
- a CDS encoding Slp family lipoprotein; the protein is MIRFSILILALAVLTACSYMSPKIQPPAEGDLSLKQVADNINLYHGKTVRWGGKIIAVENSEQQSEILVVQFPLNRVGRPDESSDSEGRFFIRSANFLDPEVYKTDSFITVLGQVVDQKNITVDQKQLTLPVIQQSKEQRWPANNPVSGLPYNPKHDWPFVGYGYYGTGSYSP
- the ylqF gene encoding ribosome biogenesis GTPase YlqF: MAIQWYPGHMHKASKEMREILPQVDLIIEVLDARIPFSSQNPMLAEIRKDKPCIKLLNKYDLADVTITERWQQYFEQENHTKTLTMVAQQQEGIADLLTLCRKMVPAKAEAGRPINTMIMGIPNVGKSTLINSLAGRQIAKTGNEPAITKMQQRIRLEQGVVLHDTPGVLWPNLENPHGGYRLAVTGAIKETAIDNDDIALYAIEYLMQAYPEQLKQRFGLDTLTEYPLENMEAIGIKRGCLRSGGKVDLDRTAKIILTEIRAGMLGRITWETPQMIEAEWQQVLIVREEKAAKKAERKKNRKNK
- the efpL gene encoding elongation factor P-like protein EfpL; its protein translation is MPKASDLKRGMVVEVHDEPYVVKDIDIRNPSSRGASTLYKVRFNHLKTKQKRDESFKGEDFLKEVDCERQLVQFSYQDGDSYIFMNNETFEQYAINAADIEDALGYIHDGLDNIVAVLLQQQLVAIELPAAVSLTIVDTSPGIKGATAAARTKPATLSTGLEVQVPEYIENGEVIRVNTDTGKFMSRA
- a CDS encoding YbaN family protein; translated protein: MKTRIKHLVLICLGWMFVALGIIGVILPLMPTTIFLILALASFAESSPRFHQMLLNHKWFGPPLRQWQQTHSMRRDIKKKAYLIIIMSFAISIAAVWGRLWLQVMLFTIGLILLACLSRVKESD
- a CDS encoding nitroreductase; translated protein: MNTIEAMQKRHSVRHFLDKEVSQQDLMTLLEAARHSPSGSNTQPWKVAVVRGKAKQRLADAMVSAFEQGETTAPAYQYYPNPMPSPYNDRRKACGLKLYQTLNIARDDKAGQRAQWAANYRSFDAPVMLFFWMDGIMQTGSYMDMGMFMQSVMLAAVDCGLATCPQAALAQYPNVVKEHLSLPKDAIILSGMALGYEDTEAQVNQFRTERETVENFTQFYDE
- a CDS encoding HopJ type III effector protein; translated protein: MELQDFLTQLKTHPENIQFDDTMSVIEANYVFTPTAFKNGGTTNEAGQNNGSCKILGFGKIHALSVDETLACFGQYYRDDVLANPHGDDHQNIRHFMKTGWDGVQFEGGPLTAR
- a CDS encoding FAD/FMN-binding oxidoreductase; translation: MSNRIREIPYNYTSFSDREIVIRFLGEPMWEVLQQLREQRKTGRSAKMLFEVLGDMWVIQRNPFIQDDLVENQKRWGSLRHALHHRLDQIRIRAEENNNDLALQLEKSARQAVERFERNLLSTAERRKMVMRRLSKTTKKHNIQFDGLARVSHVTDATDWRVEYPLAVVTPDSEEEMAKIIAACIDLGLTVIPRGGGTGYTGGAIPLTAESVVVNTEKLEGLGEVIYRHIPGRDEKVPTVRAEAGVVTRRVSDLADRNGLVFAVDPTSQDASTIGGNVAMNAGGKKAVMWGTALDNLLSWRMVTPDATWMEVERLNHNLSKIHDIEYAEFKITRFEADGKTVIGEPEVMRIPAKELRKIGLGKDVTNKFLGGLPGIQKEGCDGLITSSVFVLHRMPDYIRTVCLEFFGNDLSKAVPAIVETKDYLDNNKNVLLAGMEHLDERYVKAVDYSTKAPRSVAPKMVLLIDVVGDDEDAVAEACSEVVRLANARDGEGFVAVSPEARKRFWADRSRTAAIARHTNAFKINEDVVIPLDRLSEYNDGIERINIVQSTRNKLKTAKAVKTYLSSNPKELKECGNKDLSDSVENDAIVNSKNEAACRHVDVVMARWQKILDSLDKPAKDLADLLSDTATANILDGDTLFNVLQRRDLRISYREEMEKPLKELFQGQALSVLRNKLDSIHKENRSGRLFVATHMHAGDGNVHTNIPVNSNDYEMMHDAEGIVDEVMALAGRLGGVISGEHGIGLTKMQYLDKATIDAFAGYKQKVDPNGHFNAGKLLAGSGLDNAYTPSLRLLEQEALILEQSDLGDINNDIKDCLRCGKCKPECTTHVPRANLLYSPRNKILGTGLIIEAFLYEEQTRRGISVRHFEEMNDVADHCTVCHRCLNPCPVNIDFGDVSIKLREVLKKQGKRRPNIGTWTSMAYLNATDPLTVKIMRKTMIEWGYQAQKMAHGVAKTLGLLGSKKKRPLPTTGKTPIREQVVHFMKKPMPTGLPTQTTRAMLGVEDEKMIPILRDPKKVNDESDAVFYFPGCGSERLFSQVGLATLAMLYEVGTETVLPPGYLCCGYPQASTGDKEKATSISTSNQVLFHRLANTLNYMDIKTVIVSCGTCMDQLLKYQFEAIFPGCRLLDIHEYLMEKGVKLEGVEGVQYMYHDPCHTPMKTYQPTSVASTLMGQEVALNDRCCGEAGSFAVARPDIATQVRFRKEEEITKGIQELTGQDKAKNGNVKMLTSCPACQQGLSRYSEDTGIDTDYIVVEIAKHLKGDNWHKDFIDSVKQGGIERVLL
- a CDS encoding undecaprenyl-diphosphate phosphatase; amino-acid sequence: MDLLHIIALALLQGLTEFLPISSSAHLILLPIIADWQDQGLAFDVAVHVGTLTAVIIYFRRTIRALIVDWFKSVAQKQTIGDSKLAWAVLFGTIPVGLAGLFLGDLVETSFRSPLVIATTTIVFGLLLGWADWQGKRIRNENRLNWFDVLFIGIAQAIALIPGTSRSGITITAGLMLGLTREAAARFSFLLSIPVIVLAGGLKIIELIESQLVIDWFALCAGALFSAVSAYLCIFLFLKMLDRIGMWPFVLYRLVLGVLLFWLFT